The Microbacterium sp. Nx66 genome contains a region encoding:
- a CDS encoding AMP-dependent synthetase/ligase: MVQFEVPAIVPADPDANVADLLAKRVEATPDRALFSVPQGDGWRDITAADFETAVIALAKGFAAAGIQPGEKVGFLARTTYEWSLVDFALFYAGAVMVPIYETSSPSQIQWILEDSGAIALLVESPEHFARVDEVRGDLPLLREVWQLHLGAIDTLTAQGASVSDEEIQRRRGLAVGSDIATLIYTSGSTGRPKGCVLTHSNFVELSRNSAKALDEVVQTPGSSTLLFITTAHVFARFISILNVHAGVRTGHQPDTRQLLPALGSFKPTFLLAVPRVFEKVYNSAEQKAEAGGKGKIFRAAADVAIEHSRLLEEGKKIPFGTKLKFALFNKLVYSKLREAMGGNVVYAVSGSAPLGARLGHFFHSLGVVILEGYGLTETTAPATVNLASKSKIGTVGPALPGVGVRLADDGEIEVRGINVFKEYWNNPEATAEAFSDGGWFHTGDIGSFDADGFLTITGRKKEIIVTAGGKNVAPAALEDPIRANPIVGQVVVVGDQRPFISALVTLDPEMLPTWLANNGLDEKMTLAEASTNAQVRAEVQRAVDAANERVSRAESIRKFTILDSEWTEASGHLTPKLSIKRNIIMNDFADEISAIYDEPVATTNVAIGG, translated from the coding sequence GTGGTCCAGTTTGAAGTCCCCGCGATCGTCCCCGCCGATCCCGACGCGAACGTCGCCGACCTGCTTGCGAAGCGTGTGGAGGCGACTCCCGACCGGGCGCTGTTCTCCGTCCCGCAGGGCGACGGATGGCGCGACATCACCGCCGCCGACTTCGAGACCGCGGTCATCGCGCTGGCGAAGGGGTTCGCCGCTGCCGGCATCCAGCCCGGCGAGAAGGTGGGCTTCCTCGCCCGCACCACGTACGAGTGGAGCCTCGTCGACTTCGCGCTCTTCTATGCCGGTGCCGTGATGGTGCCGATCTACGAGACGAGCTCGCCGTCGCAGATCCAGTGGATCCTCGAGGACTCGGGCGCGATCGCCCTCCTCGTCGAGTCACCGGAGCACTTCGCCCGCGTCGACGAGGTGCGCGGCGACCTTCCGCTCCTCCGAGAGGTCTGGCAGCTGCACCTGGGCGCGATCGACACGCTCACCGCGCAGGGGGCATCCGTCTCGGATGAGGAGATCCAGCGTCGCCGCGGCCTCGCCGTCGGCTCCGACATCGCGACCCTCATCTACACCTCGGGCTCCACCGGACGACCGAAGGGCTGCGTGCTCACCCACAGCAACTTCGTCGAGCTGTCCCGCAACTCCGCCAAGGCGCTCGACGAGGTCGTGCAGACGCCCGGCTCGTCCACGCTGCTGTTCATCACGACCGCGCACGTGTTCGCCCGCTTCATCTCCATCCTCAACGTGCACGCGGGGGTGCGCACCGGCCACCAGCCCGACACGCGTCAGCTGCTCCCTGCCCTCGGCTCGTTCAAGCCCACCTTCCTCCTCGCGGTCCCCCGCGTGTTCGAGAAGGTCTACAACTCCGCCGAGCAGAAGGCCGAGGCGGGCGGCAAGGGCAAGATCTTCCGCGCCGCCGCCGACGTGGCGATCGAGCACTCCCGGCTGCTCGAGGAGGGCAAGAAGATCCCGTTCGGGACGAAGCTCAAGTTCGCGCTCTTCAACAAGCTCGTCTACTCCAAGCTCCGCGAGGCCATGGGCGGCAACGTCGTCTACGCGGTGTCGGGCTCCGCTCCCCTCGGCGCGCGCCTCGGTCACTTCTTCCACAGCCTCGGCGTGGTGATCCTCGAGGGGTACGGCCTGACCGAGACCACGGCGCCCGCGACGGTGAACCTCGCCTCGAAGTCGAAGATCGGCACGGTCGGTCCCGCCCTTCCCGGCGTCGGGGTGCGTCTGGCCGACGACGGCGAGATCGAGGTGCGCGGCATCAACGTCTTCAAGGAGTACTGGAACAACCCGGAGGCCACCGCCGAGGCGTTCAGCGACGGCGGCTGGTTCCACACCGGCGACATCGGCAGCTTCGACGCCGACGGCTTCCTCACGATCACGGGGCGCAAGAAGGAGATCATCGTCACGGCGGGTGGCAAGAACGTCGCTCCGGCCGCACTCGAGGACCCGATCCGCGCGAACCCCATCGTCGGGCAGGTCGTCGTCGTCGGGGACCAGCGCCCGTTCATCTCGGCCCTCGTCACCCTCGACCCCGAGATGCTGCCGACCTGGCTCGCGAACAACGGCCTCGACGAGAAGATGACCCTCGCGGAGGCTTCGACGAACGCGCAGGTCCGTGCCGAGGTGCAGCGTGCGGTGGACGCGGCGAACGAGCGGGTGTCGCGCGCCGAGTCCATCCGCAAGTTCACGATCCTGGACTCGGAGTGGACGGAGGCCTCCGGCCACCTCACCCCGAAGCTGTCGATCAAGCGGAACATCATCATGAACGACTTCGCCGACGAGATCTCCGCGATCTACGACGAGCCGGTCGCCACGACCAACGTCGCCATCGGCGGCTGA
- the def gene encoding peptide deformylase, with amino-acid sequence MTVREIRIFGDPVLRTVCAPIEEIDDGVRALVTDLLETVELPGRAGVAAPQIGVALRAFSYNVDGEIGYVLNPVLTEVRGEPEPTGEGCLSVPGLWHDAQRHPWARVEGIDLDGQPVVLEGDGLLAQALQHETDHLDGKLFLSRLDPETRKVAMREVRESSWF; translated from the coding sequence ATGACGGTTCGCGAGATCCGCATCTTCGGCGACCCGGTCCTGCGGACGGTGTGCGCACCCATCGAGGAGATCGACGACGGCGTGCGTGCGCTCGTCACGGATCTCCTGGAGACCGTCGAGCTCCCGGGCCGCGCCGGCGTGGCCGCGCCGCAGATCGGCGTCGCGCTCCGCGCCTTCAGCTACAACGTCGACGGCGAGATCGGCTACGTGCTGAACCCCGTGCTGACCGAGGTCCGCGGCGAGCCCGAGCCGACGGGGGAGGGTTGCCTGTCGGTGCCGGGACTCTGGCACGACGCCCAGCGCCATCCCTGGGCCCGCGTCGAGGGGATCGACCTCGATGGACAGCCGGTGGTGCTCGAGGGGGACGGGCTGCTCGCGCAGGCGCTCCAGCACGAGACCGACCACCTCGACGGCAAGCTCTTCCTCTCCCGGCTCGACCCCGAGACCCGGAAGGTCGCGATGCGCGAGGTTCGCGAGAGCTCCTGGTTCTAG
- a CDS encoding MinD/ParA family ATP-binding protein — protein sequence MTAKNNADPEDSPLGVLDDAASVDTAGIGILGGTAQVRVTLPAEEDDDLADDGVVDGEVGIDLIVDDLTLPAAPKPVLDAPRLDEVIDAVVVEEPVVEDSVPEDSVPAAEPAADLVAEEEEEAAARFLAKAGADRAEVPAAKPARAPQAPVQKETTMPEADDKPVASAHARPAPRTDVTLTAKRLGELGESARESADLLTSDRLLDPHRVAKPEPEGGWSHLLYTLSGRRLNIGDGRRARERKELTARIAAPLAGGARFVPVLSRKGGVGKTTVTALLGMALADAREDRVIAVDANPDRGTLADRVQRAQHGKSVRDLVRIRDDVRGFHDISAIVARDATRLDVLASDADPRVAEAFSDDDYRDVADVAAHYYSLVLTDTGTGIVHSVMSATLDLADQIVIVSGLSVDEARLASETLTWLESNGYAQQARDAIVVLNQSTPGTPLVRLGELQAHFASRARSVVRVPYDPQIAAGGTIVFANLLPETRKAARELAALLVEGLRAKAA from the coding sequence GTGACCGCGAAGAACAACGCCGACCCCGAGGACAGTCCGCTGGGGGTGCTCGACGACGCCGCATCCGTCGACACCGCCGGCATCGGCATCCTCGGCGGAACCGCGCAGGTGCGGGTGACCCTGCCGGCGGAGGAGGATGACGACCTCGCCGACGACGGTGTCGTGGACGGGGAGGTCGGCATCGACCTCATCGTCGACGACCTCACCCTCCCCGCGGCGCCGAAGCCCGTCCTCGATGCTCCGCGACTCGACGAGGTGATCGACGCCGTCGTGGTGGAGGAGCCCGTGGTGGAGGATTCCGTGCCGGAGGATTCCGTGCCGGCTGCCGAGCCCGCGGCTGACCTGGTCGCGGAGGAGGAGGAGGAGGCGGCCGCCCGCTTCCTCGCGAAGGCCGGCGCCGACCGTGCGGAGGTCCCGGCCGCGAAACCGGCGCGTGCCCCTCAGGCGCCCGTGCAGAAGGAGACCACGATGCCCGAAGCCGACGACAAGCCCGTCGCATCCGCGCACGCACGTCCGGCGCCCCGGACCGACGTGACCCTCACCGCGAAGCGTCTGGGGGAGCTGGGCGAGTCCGCCCGCGAGTCCGCAGATCTCCTCACCTCCGATCGCCTCCTCGACCCGCACCGCGTGGCCAAGCCGGAACCCGAGGGCGGGTGGAGTCACCTGCTCTACACGCTGTCCGGACGCCGGTTGAACATCGGCGACGGCCGTCGCGCGCGCGAGCGCAAGGAGCTCACGGCGCGGATCGCCGCCCCGCTCGCCGGCGGTGCCCGGTTCGTGCCGGTGCTCTCGCGGAAGGGCGGCGTGGGCAAGACCACGGTCACCGCGCTCCTCGGCATGGCCCTCGCTGACGCGAGGGAGGACCGCGTCATCGCCGTGGACGCGAACCCCGACCGCGGAACGCTCGCCGACCGGGTGCAGCGCGCGCAGCATGGCAAGTCCGTGCGCGACCTCGTCCGCATCCGGGACGACGTGCGCGGGTTCCACGACATCTCCGCGATCGTGGCACGGGATGCGACGCGCCTCGACGTGCTCGCCTCGGACGCCGACCCGCGTGTCGCCGAGGCCTTCAGCGACGACGACTATCGCGACGTGGCCGATGTGGCCGCGCACTACTACTCCCTCGTCCTCACCGACACCGGCACGGGGATCGTCCACTCGGTGATGTCGGCGACCCTCGACCTCGCCGACCAGATCGTCATCGTCTCCGGACTCAGCGTCGACGAGGCGCGGCTGGCGTCCGAGACCCTCACGTGGCTGGAGTCCAACGGGTACGCGCAGCAGGCGCGCGACGCCATCGTGGTGCTCAACCAGTCCACGCCCGGGACGCCGCTCGTGCGGCTGGGTGAGCTCCAGGCGCACTTCGCGTCGCGGGCCCGCAGCGTCGTGCGCGTGCCGTACGACCCGCAGATCGCCGCGGGCGGGACGATCGTCTTCGCGAACCTCCTCCCCGAGACGCGGAAGGCGGCGAGGGAACTCGCGGCGCTCCTCGTCGAGGGCCTCCGGGCGAAGGCCGCCTGA
- a CDS encoding pyruvate carboxylase, protein MFQKILVANRGEIAIRAFRAAVEVGARTVAVFPHEDRGSVHRLKADEAYEIGERGHPVRAYLDVDEIIRVATESGADAIYPGYGFLSENPELAEKAAAHGIVFIGPPAKVLEMAGNKVEAKRHAVEAGVPVLRSTEASDDVDALVAQAEEIGFPLFAKAVAGGGGRGMRRVETLGDLGPALAEAMREAGSAFGDPRMFLEQAVVRPRHIEVQILADKTGETVHLFERDCSVQRRHQKVVEIAPAPNLDDDVRRALHGYAVAFARSIGYENAGTVEFLLETAGERAGEVVFIEMNPRIQVEHTVTEEVTDVDLVQSQMRIAAGQTLADLGLQQENLHLRGAALQCRITTEDPTQGFRPDTGKITTYRSPGGAGIRLDGGTVHQGAQISPHFDSMLAKLTCRGRDFPAAVARARRALAEFRIRGVSTNIPFLQALLDDEAFIRGDVSTSFIDERPELLRGRASKDRGTKILNWLVDVTVNKPHGAHPGVIDPATKLPPIDLSTEPAPGSRQRLLEVGPEEFARGLRAQTALAITDTTFRDAHQSLLATRVRTKDLVAAAPYLARLTPELLSVEAWGGATYDVALRFLGEDPWERLDKLRAALPNVAIQMLLRGRNTVGYTPYPTAVTEAFVAEAAASGVDIFRIFDALNDVEQMRPAIEAVRATGTAVAEVALCYTGDLLDPAEELYTLDYYLKLADQIVAAGAHILAIKDMAGLLRPAAAATLVSALRERFDLPVHLHTHDTPGGQLATLLAASAAGVDAVDAASAPLSGTTSQPSLSSLVAALAHTERDSGISLAAVSDLEPYWEAVRRQYAPFESGLPGPTGRVYHHEIPGGQLSNLRQQAKALGLADDFELIEDMYAAADRILGRVPKVTPSSKVVGDLALHLAAVKADPADFEANPEKYDVPDSVVGFMAGELGDLPGGWPEPFRSKVLAGRSVRTGLTALTDQDEAELAGTSAQRRSRLNTLLFPAPAAEFAERREQYGDLSVLDTGDYLYGLVPGQEHLIEIDRGVQLYVGLEAIGEADDKGMRTVMTTLNGQLRPVFVRDRSISVDAHEVEKADTSVPGQVAAPFSGVVTLKAEVGATVRAGEPVASIEAMKMEAAITAPVDGVVERHAISETQQVDAGDLLVVIRPAH, encoded by the coding sequence ATGTTCCAGAAGATCCTTGTGGCGAATCGTGGCGAGATCGCGATCCGAGCATTCCGAGCGGCCGTGGAGGTGGGGGCGCGCACCGTCGCCGTCTTCCCGCACGAGGACCGCGGCTCGGTCCACCGGCTCAAGGCCGACGAGGCGTACGAGATCGGCGAGCGGGGCCATCCCGTCCGCGCCTACCTGGACGTCGACGAGATCATCCGCGTGGCCACCGAGTCGGGTGCCGACGCGATCTACCCCGGCTACGGCTTCCTCTCGGAGAACCCGGAGCTCGCGGAGAAGGCCGCCGCCCACGGCATCGTCTTCATCGGTCCTCCCGCGAAGGTGCTGGAGATGGCCGGCAACAAGGTCGAGGCCAAGCGGCACGCGGTCGAGGCGGGCGTCCCCGTGCTCCGCTCGACCGAGGCCTCCGACGACGTCGACGCGCTCGTCGCCCAGGCGGAGGAGATCGGCTTCCCCCTCTTCGCCAAGGCCGTCGCCGGTGGTGGCGGCCGCGGCATGCGACGCGTCGAGACGCTCGGCGACCTCGGACCGGCCCTCGCCGAGGCGATGCGGGAGGCCGGCAGCGCCTTCGGCGACCCCCGGATGTTCCTGGAGCAGGCCGTCGTGCGCCCGCGGCACATCGAGGTGCAGATCCTCGCGGACAAGACCGGTGAGACGGTGCACCTGTTCGAGCGGGATTGCTCCGTGCAGCGGCGGCATCAGAAGGTCGTCGAGATCGCTCCCGCCCCCAACCTCGATGACGACGTGCGCAGGGCCCTGCACGGCTATGCCGTCGCCTTCGCCCGCTCCATCGGCTACGAGAACGCCGGCACCGTCGAGTTCCTGCTGGAGACGGCGGGGGAGCGCGCGGGAGAGGTCGTCTTCATCGAGATGAACCCCCGCATCCAGGTCGAGCACACGGTGACCGAGGAGGTCACCGACGTCGATCTCGTGCAGAGCCAGATGCGCATCGCCGCGGGGCAGACCCTCGCCGATCTCGGGTTGCAGCAGGAGAACCTGCACCTGCGGGGTGCCGCGCTGCAGTGCCGCATCACCACGGAGGACCCGACGCAGGGCTTCCGTCCCGACACCGGGAAGATCACCACCTACCGCTCGCCCGGCGGTGCCGGGATCCGGCTCGACGGCGGCACCGTGCACCAGGGTGCCCAGATCAGCCCGCACTTCGACTCGATGCTCGCGAAGCTGACCTGCCGCGGCCGCGACTTCCCGGCCGCCGTGGCCCGCGCGCGCCGTGCCCTCGCCGAGTTCCGCATCCGCGGCGTCTCCACGAACATCCCCTTCCTCCAGGCGCTGCTCGATGACGAGGCCTTCATCCGCGGCGACGTCAGCACGTCCTTCATCGACGAGCGCCCGGAGCTGCTCCGCGGTCGCGCCTCGAAGGACCGCGGCACGAAGATCCTCAACTGGCTCGTGGACGTGACGGTGAACAAGCCGCACGGCGCGCACCCCGGCGTCATCGACCCCGCGACCAAGCTCCCGCCGATCGACCTCAGCACGGAGCCGGCGCCCGGCTCCCGGCAGCGGCTGCTCGAGGTGGGCCCCGAGGAGTTCGCCCGCGGCCTGCGCGCGCAGACCGCCCTCGCGATCACCGACACGACCTTCCGCGACGCGCACCAGTCGCTGCTCGCGACCAGGGTCCGCACGAAGGACCTCGTCGCCGCCGCCCCGTACCTCGCCCGTCTCACCCCGGAGCTGCTGTCGGTCGAGGCCTGGGGTGGCGCCACGTACGATGTCGCGCTGCGCTTCCTCGGCGAGGACCCGTGGGAGCGGCTCGACAAGCTGCGTGCCGCCCTCCCGAACGTCGCCATCCAGATGCTCCTGCGCGGCCGGAACACGGTCGGCTACACGCCGTACCCGACCGCGGTGACCGAGGCCTTCGTGGCGGAGGCAGCGGCAAGCGGCGTCGACATCTTCCGGATCTTCGACGCGCTGAACGACGTGGAGCAGATGCGGCCGGCGATCGAGGCGGTCCGCGCCACGGGGACCGCCGTCGCCGAGGTGGCGCTCTGCTACACCGGAGACCTGCTGGACCCGGCAGAGGAGCTCTACACCCTCGACTACTACCTGAAGCTGGCGGATCAGATCGTCGCGGCCGGCGCGCACATCCTCGCGATCAAGGACATGGCGGGCCTGCTCCGCCCCGCTGCGGCCGCGACGCTCGTCTCGGCGCTCCGTGAGCGCTTCGACCTGCCCGTGCACCTGCACACCCACGACACCCCCGGCGGGCAGCTCGCGACCCTGCTCGCCGCCAGCGCCGCCGGCGTGGATGCGGTGGACGCCGCCTCGGCGCCGCTGTCGGGCACGACCAGTCAGCCGTCGCTGTCGTCACTCGTCGCCGCCCTCGCCCACACGGAGCGGGACAGCGGGATCTCGCTCGCGGCCGTCTCGGATCTGGAGCCCTACTGGGAGGCGGTGCGTCGCCAGTACGCGCCGTTCGAGTCGGGGCTCCCGGGACCCACCGGCCGCGTGTACCACCACGAGATCCCGGGCGGGCAGCTGTCGAACCTCCGACAGCAGGCCAAGGCCCTCGGGCTCGCCGACGACTTCGAGCTCATCGAGGACATGTACGCCGCGGCCGACCGCATCCTCGGACGCGTGCCGAAGGTCACCCCGTCGTCGAAGGTGGTGGGCGATCTCGCCCTGCATCTCGCCGCCGTGAAGGCCGACCCTGCGGACTTCGAGGCGAACCCGGAGAAGTACGACGTGCCCGACTCCGTGGTCGGCTTCATGGCGGGTGAGCTCGGCGACCTCCCCGGAGGCTGGCCCGAGCCGTTCCGGTCCAAGGTGCTCGCCGGTCGTTCCGTGCGGACCGGGCTCACGGCTCTCACCGACCAGGACGAGGCCGAGCTGGCGGGGACGAGCGCGCAACGACGCTCCCGCCTGAACACTCTGCTCTTCCCGGCTCCGGCGGCCGAGTTCGCCGAACGACGGGAGCAGTACGGCGACCTGTCCGTGCTGGACACCGGCGACTACCTGTACGGGCTGGTCCCCGGCCAGGAGCACCTCATCGAGATCGATCGCGGCGTCCAGCTCTACGTCGGGCTCGAGGCGATCGGCGAGGCCGACGACAAGGGCATGCGGACGGTGATGACCACGCTGAACGGTCAGCTCCGCCCGGTGTTCGTGCGGGACCGCTCCATCTCGGTCGATGCGCACGAGGTCGAGAAAGCCGACACGTCCGTCCCCGGCCAGGTGGCGGCGCCGTTCTCCGGCGTGGTCACCCTCAAGGCCGAGGTGGGAGCGACGGTGCGCGCGGGCGAGCCGGTCGCGTCGATCGAGGCGATGAAGATGGAGGCCGCCATCACCGCCCCCGTGGACGGGGTCGTGGAGCGGCACGCCATCTCCGAGACGCAGCAGGTGGACGCGGGCGATCTTTTGGTCGTGATCCGACCGGCGCACTAA
- a CDS encoding ParA family protein — MHVLSVSSLKGGVGKTTVTLGLASAAFARGVRTLVVDLDPQSDVSTGMDIQVAGRLNIADVLANPKEKTVRQAITSSGWAKVHPGTIDVLIGSPSAINFDGPHPSVRDVWKLEEALAAVEADYDLVLIDCAPSLNALTRTAWAASDRVMVVTEPGLFSVAAADRALRAIEEIRRGLSPRLQPLGIVVNRVRPQSIEHQFRIKELRDMFGPLVLSPQLPERTSLQQAQGAAKPLHIWPGDSAQELAADFDQLLDRIIRTGRVPVPENGPQS, encoded by the coding sequence GTGCACGTACTCAGCGTCAGCTCTCTCAAGGGGGGCGTCGGCAAGACGACCGTGACACTCGGGCTGGCCTCCGCGGCTTTCGCCCGGGGTGTCCGGACGCTCGTCGTCGACCTCGACCCGCAGTCCGACGTCTCCACCGGGATGGACATCCAGGTCGCCGGACGACTCAACATCGCCGATGTGCTGGCGAACCCGAAGGAGAAGACCGTCCGCCAGGCGATCACCTCCAGCGGCTGGGCGAAGGTCCACCCCGGCACGATCGACGTGCTGATCGGAAGCCCGTCCGCCATCAACTTCGACGGCCCGCACCCGAGCGTCCGCGATGTGTGGAAGCTCGAGGAGGCGCTCGCAGCGGTCGAGGCGGACTACGACCTCGTGCTCATCGACTGCGCGCCGTCGCTGAACGCCCTCACCCGCACCGCGTGGGCCGCGAGCGACCGCGTCATGGTCGTCACCGAGCCCGGCCTCTTCTCCGTGGCCGCCGCGGACCGTGCCCTGCGCGCGATCGAGGAGATCCGCCGCGGTCTCTCACCGCGCCTCCAGCCGCTGGGCATCGTGGTCAACCGCGTGCGCCCGCAGTCGATCGAGCACCAGTTCCGCATCAAGGAGCTGCGAGACATGTTCGGCCCCCTCGTGCTCTCGCCGCAGCTTCCGGAGCGCACCTCGCTGCAGCAGGCGCAGGGCGCCGCGAAACCGCTGCACATCTGGCCCGGCGACTCCGCTCAGGAGCTCGCCGCGGACTTCGACCAGCTCCTCGACCGCATCATCCGCACGGGTCGCGTCCCCGTTCCGGAGAACGGACCGCAGAGCTGA
- a CDS encoding MerR family transcriptional regulator — protein MNADELAGDPRFVTELLFTDGLPAMDDEVGYRGAVAARAAGITYRQLDYWARTELVEPTVRGANGSGSQRLYGFRDILVLKLVKSLLDTGISLQQIRTAVDELRRAGIRDLAGTTLMSDGASVYLCTSNDEVIDLVSRGQGVFGIAVGKVLREVESTLVAFDASAPDPVDELSTRRAKRSA, from the coding sequence ATGAATGCGGATGAGCTCGCAGGCGACCCGCGGTTCGTGACCGAACTCCTCTTCACCGACGGTCTGCCCGCGATGGACGACGAGGTCGGCTATCGCGGCGCCGTGGCAGCCCGTGCGGCCGGCATCACCTACCGCCAGCTGGACTACTGGGCCCGCACCGAGCTCGTCGAGCCCACGGTGCGCGGCGCGAACGGCTCCGGCTCGCAGCGTCTCTACGGCTTCCGCGACATCCTCGTCCTGAAGCTCGTCAAGAGCCTGCTCGACACGGGCATCTCCCTGCAGCAGATCCGCACCGCGGTGGACGAGCTCCGTCGCGCCGGCATCCGCGATCTCGCGGGGACGACCCTCATGAGCGATGGCGCGTCCGTCTACCTCTGCACCTCGAACGACGAGGTGATCGACCTGGTCAGCCGCGGTCAGGGCGTCTTCGGGATCGCGGTCGGCAAGGTGCTGCGCGAGGTGGAGTCGACGCTCGTCGCCTTCGATGCCTCCGCGCCGGACCCCGTCGACGAGCTCTCCACCCGTCGCGCCAAGCGCTCCGCCTGA
- the ftsR gene encoding transcriptional regulator FtsR: MAATPARERSASAGLLSIGQVLARLTPEFPDLTSSKLRFLEVQGIVRPSRTESGYRKFSSSDIERLRLGLTLQRDHYLPLSVIREQLDEAEATGETAALAPPPSIAPAPRRYRRDELLAAAGAGPQLLNDAISTGVITAQETYSESTVALLRGLVALDRHGIEPRHLRSLRQGAEREVSLIESALSTLLRRTDATSRARANELAPELATRIDDVRTLFVKDALTRILS, encoded by the coding sequence ATGGCGGCAACTCCCGCCCGCGAACGCTCGGCGTCCGCGGGCCTGCTGAGTATCGGTCAGGTGCTCGCACGTCTCACCCCGGAGTTCCCCGACCTGACCTCCAGCAAACTGCGGTTCCTCGAGGTGCAGGGCATCGTCCGTCCCTCCCGCACCGAGTCCGGCTACCGGAAGTTCTCCTCCTCGGACATCGAGCGCCTCCGTCTGGGACTGACCCTGCAGCGGGATCACTACCTTCCCCTCAGCGTGATCCGCGAGCAGCTCGACGAGGCGGAGGCCACGGGCGAGACGGCCGCGCTCGCCCCGCCGCCCTCGATCGCCCCGGCGCCGCGGCGCTATCGTCGCGACGAGCTCCTGGCCGCTGCCGGCGCCGGACCGCAGCTCCTCAACGACGCGATCAGCACCGGCGTCATCACCGCACAGGAGACCTATTCGGAGTCCACGGTCGCGCTGCTCCGCGGGCTCGTGGCCCTCGACCGGCACGGCATCGAGCCGCGTCATCTCCGTTCCCTGCGGCAGGGCGCGGAGCGGGAGGTCTCGCTCATCGAGTCGGCGCTGTCCACGCTGCTGCGTCGCACCGATGCCACCTCGCGGGCCCGCGCCAACGAACTGGCGCCGGAGCTGGCCACTCGGATCGACGACGTCCGGACGTTGTTCGTGAAGGATGCGCTCACGCGGATCCTTTCGTAA
- a CDS encoding FHA domain-containing protein, translating to MTDSDSRPAGEAAIHRSGEPRHDVTQTFGHDSDLSFVPFGVELTDVEQSAIAALPSGSALLLVRSGALAGARYLLDTDVTTVGRHPEADIFFDDVTVSRRHAEITRNGTTFEIIDQRSLNGTYVNGERVDRSPLADGSELRVGKFRLNFFASPLDRAANA from the coding sequence GTGACAGACAGCGACAGCCGACCGGCCGGTGAAGCCGCCATCCATCGCTCCGGCGAGCCGAGACACGACGTGACGCAGACGTTCGGACACGATTCCGATCTGTCGTTCGTGCCGTTCGGCGTGGAGTTGACCGATGTCGAGCAGTCGGCCATCGCGGCGCTGCCCTCGGGCTCGGCTCTGCTGCTCGTCCGTTCCGGTGCGCTCGCCGGTGCGCGGTACCTCCTCGACACCGACGTGACCACGGTCGGTCGTCACCCGGAGGCCGACATCTTCTTCGACGACGTCACGGTGTCCCGCCGTCACGCGGAGATCACCCGCAACGGGACGACGTTCGAGATCATCGATCAGCGCTCCCTCAACGGCACCTACGTGAACGGCGAGCGCGTGGACCGCAGCCCCCTGGCGGACGGCTCCGAGCTGCGCGTCGGCAAGTTCCGTCTGAACTTCTTCGCGTCCCCGCTCGACCGCGCGGCGAACGCCTGA
- a CDS encoding copper resistance CopC family protein, which yields MKTTALRRPAAPIALAATLLAAFLVLFSPLSASAHDALVSSSPAADSSVETLPSELTLTFSAELIDGEGATELTVTDPAGQSVIDGTPTVEGAIVTQPLLGSGPAGEYHVVWKVVSSDGHPTSGEFSFTVTVGDEATPSDEPTTAPPTSAPPTEQTAAPEATATTAPDAGDDAGAPSGWIWVLAILVLAALALVVWLVLRRRRGPAPTDSATPSER from the coding sequence GTGAAGACCACAGCTCTGCGCCGCCCGGCGGCCCCGATCGCCCTCGCAGCCACCCTCCTCGCCGCATTCCTCGTCCTCTTCTCCCCGCTCTCCGCGTCCGCCCATGACGCGCTCGTGTCGTCGTCGCCTGCGGCGGACAGCTCCGTGGAGACGCTGCCCTCCGAGCTCACCCTCACCTTCAGCGCGGAGCTCATCGACGGCGAAGGAGCGACGGAGCTGACCGTCACGGATCCGGCCGGTCAGTCCGTCATCGACGGCACTCCCACGGTCGAGGGCGCCATCGTGACGCAGCCCCTGCTCGGCTCCGGGCCCGCCGGTGAGTACCACGTCGTCTGGAAGGTCGTCTCGAGCGACGGCCACCCGACCTCCGGCGAGTTCTCCTTCACCGTCACGGTCGGCGACGAGGCCACGCCGTCGGACGAGCCCACCACCGCTCCCCCGACGTCGGCGCCGCCGACGGAGCAGACCGCCGCCCCCGAGGCGACCGCGACGACGGCACCGGACGCGGGAGACGATGCGGGAGCCCCTTCGGGGTGGATCTGGGTGCTCGCGATCCTCGTGCTCGCCGCGCTGGCCCTTGTCGTCTGGCTCGTCCTGCGCCGCCGCCGGGGACCGGCTCCGACCGATTCCGCTACCCCCTCGGAGCGATAG